The following are encoded in a window of Acidimicrobiales bacterium genomic DNA:
- the ettA gene encoding energy-dependent translational throttle protein EttA, producing MAAQFIFTMRRVSRVHPPDREVLRDITLAFYPGAKIGVIGPNGAGKSSLLRIMAGVDDGYTGDARLTPGFTVGFLEQEPSLDPAKDVQGNVMEGVAATAALLARYDDVMAGWADPDADYEKLGAEQADLEAKIEAAGAWELNRTVDIAMDALRLPPGDADVTTLSGGERRRVALCRLLLSRPDLLLLDEPTNHLDAESVAWLERFLQEYPGTVVAVTHDRYFLDNVAGWILELDRGRGLPFEGNYSSWLEQKRERLAREEKAESARRRTLERELEWVRMAPKARQAKGRARLTAYERLLAEAQAADGGADRLEIMVPPGERLGDVVIEADHLTKGFGDRLLIEDLTFSLPPAGIVGVIGPNGAGKTTLFRMITGDEAPDGGTLRVGPTVQLAHVDQSREALDPANTVYEEITGGVDHLRVGGREVHGRAWVAGFGFRGADQQKLVRDLSGGERNRVQLAKVLRSGGNVLLLDEPTNDLDVDTLRALEGALEAFPGCAVVISHDRWFLDRIATHVLAFEGESQVRWFEGNFSEYEAWRRKQLGADAERPHRIRYKPLVRR from the coding sequence ATGGCTGCGCAGTTCATCTTCACGATGCGGCGGGTGAGCCGCGTCCACCCGCCGGACCGGGAGGTCCTGCGGGACATCACCCTCGCGTTCTACCCGGGGGCGAAGATCGGGGTCATCGGCCCGAACGGGGCCGGGAAGTCGTCGCTGCTGCGGATCATGGCCGGGGTGGACGACGGCTACACCGGCGACGCCCGCCTGACCCCCGGGTTCACCGTCGGGTTCCTCGAGCAGGAGCCGTCGCTCGACCCGGCCAAGGACGTGCAGGGCAACGTCATGGAGGGCGTGGCCGCCACCGCCGCGCTGCTCGCCCGCTACGACGACGTGATGGCCGGGTGGGCCGACCCGGACGCGGACTACGAGAAGCTCGGCGCCGAGCAGGCGGACCTGGAGGCGAAGATCGAGGCGGCCGGCGCCTGGGAGCTCAACCGCACCGTCGACATCGCCATGGACGCCCTGCGCCTGCCGCCCGGCGACGCCGACGTCACCACCCTCTCGGGCGGCGAGCGGCGCCGGGTCGCCCTGTGCCGGCTCCTCCTGTCCCGGCCCGACCTGCTGCTCCTCGACGAGCCCACCAACCACCTCGACGCCGAGTCGGTGGCCTGGCTCGAGCGGTTCCTCCAGGAGTACCCGGGCACGGTCGTGGCCGTCACCCACGACCGCTACTTCCTCGACAACGTCGCCGGCTGGATCCTGGAGCTCGACCGGGGCAGGGGCCTGCCCTTCGAGGGCAACTACTCGTCCTGGCTGGAGCAGAAGCGGGAGCGGCTCGCCAGGGAGGAGAAGGCCGAGTCGGCCCGGCGGCGCACCCTGGAGCGGGAGCTGGAGTGGGTCCGGATGGCCCCGAAGGCGCGCCAGGCCAAGGGGCGGGCCCGCCTCACCGCCTACGAGCGGCTGCTGGCCGAGGCCCAGGCGGCCGACGGCGGCGCCGACCGGCTGGAGATCATGGTGCCGCCGGGCGAGCGGCTGGGCGACGTGGTCATCGAGGCCGACCACCTCACCAAGGGGTTCGGCGACCGCCTGCTGATCGAGGACCTGACGTTCTCCCTGCCGCCGGCCGGGATCGTCGGCGTGATCGGCCCGAACGGGGCCGGGAAGACCACCCTGTTCCGGATGATCACCGGCGACGAGGCGCCCGACGGCGGCACGCTCCGGGTCGGGCCGACCGTGCAGCTGGCCCACGTCGACCAGTCGAGGGAGGCGCTCGACCCGGCGAACACCGTCTACGAGGAGATCACCGGCGGGGTCGACCACCTGCGGGTCGGGGGCCGGGAGGTGCACGGCCGGGCCTGGGTGGCCGGCTTCGGGTTCCGGGGGGCCGACCAGCAGAAGCTCGTGCGGGACCTCTCGGGCGGCGAGCGCAACCGGGTGCAGCTGGCCAAGGTGCTGCGCTCGGGCGGCAACGTGCTCCTGCTCGACGAGCCGACCAACGACCTCGACGTCGACACCCTGCGGGCGCTCGAGGGCGCGCTGGAGGCGTTCCCCGGCTGCGCCGTCGTCATCAGCCACGACCGCTGGTTCCTCGACCGCATCGCCACCCACGTGCTCGCCTTCGAGGGCGAGTCGCAGGTGCGGTGGTTCGAGGGCAACTTCAGCGAGTACGAGGCCTGGCGCCGCAAGCAGCTGGGCGCCGACGCCGAGCGCCCGCACCGCATCAGGTACAAGCCCCTCGTCCGCCGATGA
- a CDS encoding iron-containing redox enzyme family protein — protein MISQFYTEGPFAGDLVDGDELNLDHYKRHTVETILRIRRKRTVDAYALIWFTKHDPVRAKQWAAYTDEKMLHDEMFLRDLEYVGVTPEEVYAQEPLLATKSLMGYLLYDVVYNDSPLALIASVYFIEYTTTRTQPAWIAKVERALGPDAAKGARAHVGTDIDDKHDDFVWGVVASLLRTDDDERRMLDHLENVYRLYVAYFGELNQLVLGDAAAPPPVTTAA, from the coding sequence ATGATCAGCCAGTTCTACACGGAGGGCCCCTTCGCCGGAGACCTGGTCGACGGGGACGAGTTGAACCTCGATCACTACAAGCGGCACACCGTCGAGACGATCCTCCGCATCCGCCGCAAACGCACCGTGGACGCCTATGCGCTCATCTGGTTCACCAAGCACGACCCCGTCCGGGCCAAGCAATGGGCGGCGTACACGGACGAGAAGATGCTGCACGACGAGATGTTCCTCCGGGACCTCGAGTACGTCGGCGTCACGCCGGAAGAGGTCTACGCCCAGGAACCGCTGCTCGCCACCAAGAGCCTGATGGGCTACCTGCTCTACGACGTCGTCTACAACGACAGCCCGCTCGCGCTCATCGCCAGCGTCTACTTCATCGAGTACACGACGACGAGGACCCAGCCGGCGTGGATCGCCAAGGTGGAGCGGGCGCTCGGCCCCGATGCGGCGAAGGGCGCGAGGGCCCACGTCGGCACCGACATCGACGACAAGCACGACGACTTCGTGTGGGGCGTCGTCGCCTCGCTGCTGCGGACCGACGACGACGAGCGCCGCATGCTCGACCACCTCGAGAACGTCTACCGCCTCTACGTCGCCTACTTCGGCGAGCTCAACCAGCTCGTCCTCGGCGACGCCGCGGCGCCGCCGCCGGTCACGACGGCGGCGTGA